A single Defluviitalea saccharophila DNA region contains:
- a CDS encoding metal-dependent transcriptional regulator, with translation MLSPSLQDYLEEMYRLSIKIDEIRVSDIAQILDVSLPSVVKALHKLSNRGYVIYQPYEAIKLTEKGIFEGRFLVQRNQLLKDFLTVLKTSSDIEKEAESMEHYLSFSTIQSIEKFVHFMKENPDIQKRYDEFYKIQKDEYLFTEQPQ, from the coding sequence ATGTTATCCCCGAGTTTACAAGATTATTTAGAAGAGATGTATAGATTGTCTATAAAGATTGATGAAATTCGTGTGTCAGACATAGCACAAATTTTAGATGTTTCTCTGCCCTCAGTAGTCAAGGCTTTACATAAATTAAGCAATAGAGGCTATGTGATTTATCAGCCTTATGAAGCGATTAAGCTAACAGAAAAAGGTATTTTTGAAGGAAGGTTTTTGGTTCAGAGAAATCAGCTTTTAAAAGACTTTTTAACAGTGCTCAAAACCTCTTCAGATATTGAGAAAGAAGCTGAATCTATGGAACACTATTTATCCTTTTCAACCATACAATCAATAGAAAAATTTGTTCACTTTATGAAAGAAAATCCCGATATTCAAAAGAGATACGATGAGTTTTATAAAATACAAAAGGACGAATATTTATTTACAGAACAACCACAATAA
- a CDS encoding DegV family protein: MSDFVILSDSSCDLPDSVVNEYNIELIPFYVSFDQNTYYKERVELTIRDFYNTLRKKNVFPKTSLPSVNDYMKIFTSYIRENKGIICFCLTSKFSGSYQAAVNAKNILLEEYPDAKIEVINSIQATAGQGLIVLQAAKMQKAGYSMEDTVRKIEILKETARITFFVDTLEYLEKGGRIGKVSALIGGVLNFKPLIVVKEGELIPYGKIRGRKKALKKIIEMAEEIIQDDFDSYEFCIAHGDCIEEADVLKNMLEEEWNLKMDLPFFEIGTTIGTNTGPDAIGICFIKKYDRI; the protein is encoded by the coding sequence ATGTCTGATTTTGTGATCTTGTCTGACAGCTCCTGTGACCTGCCGGATTCTGTGGTCAATGAATATAATATAGAACTCATTCCCTTTTACGTATCCTTTGATCAAAATACGTATTATAAAGAGAGAGTTGAATTAACGATTAGAGATTTTTACAATACACTAAGGAAGAAAAATGTATTTCCTAAAACATCCCTTCCTTCTGTAAATGATTACATGAAAATTTTTACAAGTTATATTAGAGAAAATAAGGGCATTATATGTTTTTGTCTTACATCTAAATTCAGCGGCTCCTATCAAGCGGCTGTAAATGCAAAAAATATACTTCTAGAAGAATATCCGGATGCAAAAATTGAAGTCATTAATTCTATACAAGCTACTGCGGGGCAAGGACTGATTGTTCTCCAGGCAGCTAAGATGCAAAAAGCAGGATATTCTATGGAAGACACTGTAAGGAAAATCGAAATTTTAAAAGAAACTGCCAGAATTACCTTCTTTGTAGATACTCTGGAGTATTTAGAAAAAGGCGGACGTATCGGAAAAGTAAGCGCCCTAATTGGAGGAGTTCTGAATTTTAAACCTCTTATCGTGGTAAAAGAAGGAGAGCTCATACCCTATGGGAAAATCCGTGGAAGAAAGAAAGCTCTTAAAAAAATCATAGAAATGGCAGAAGAAATCATTCAGGATGATTTTGACAGTTACGAATTCTGTATTGCCCATGGAGATTGTATTGAAGAAGCCGATGTCCTTAAAAATATGCTTGAAGAAGAATGGAATCTCAAAATGGACCTTCCGTTTTTTGAAATCGGTACAACCATCGGAACCAATACCGGTCCCGATGCCATAGGAATTTGTTTTATTAAGAAATATGACCGTATATAA